One window from the genome of Pseudodesulfovibrio alkaliphilus encodes:
- a CDS encoding DEAD/DEAH box helicase, with the protein MTFDLFSFDRRIGAGIKSCGYTKPTPIQTVAIPEVLKGRDVMGLAQTGTGKTAAFALPILQRLLDNNVRGQGPVRTLVLAPTRELALQIQETFDSLGSQSGIRSACVFGGVGFNPQINAARRATVLVACPGRLLALLRQGDIRLDQVDTLVLDEADRMLDMGFMPDLKRIMERLPAKRQNLLFSATMPADIRKLADAILVDPARVQVANTEPVKSVTQAFYPVADHLKATLLEALIGSLDRESVLIFTRTKHKAKSLAKRLGQRGLNTTFLQGNMSQNQRQRALDGFRCGDFDIMVATDIAARGIDCDRISHVINFDAPDTAETYTHRIGRTGRAGRTGEALSLITRDDHLVVRDIERVLGCRLEMRTVDGFDYDQPFTAKPGAPRNRPRNGIVPAENQGRRSQRGRRSGQRASR; encoded by the coding sequence GTGACTTTTGATCTTTTTTCTTTTGACCGGCGCATAGGTGCCGGCATCAAGTCCTGCGGCTACACCAAGCCAACGCCCATCCAGACCGTGGCCATTCCCGAAGTGCTCAAAGGACGCGATGTCATGGGCCTGGCCCAGACCGGCACCGGAAAGACAGCCGCCTTTGCCCTGCCCATTCTCCAGCGGCTGCTTGACAACAACGTCCGGGGTCAGGGGCCGGTGCGGACTCTCGTCCTTGCACCCACCCGCGAGCTGGCCCTGCAGATTCAGGAGACCTTCGATTCCCTCGGCAGTCAGAGCGGCATCCGCAGCGCCTGCGTCTTCGGCGGCGTGGGCTTCAATCCGCAAATCAACGCCGCCCGCCGGGCGACGGTGCTGGTGGCCTGCCCCGGCCGGCTTCTGGCCTTGCTGCGCCAAGGCGACATCCGGCTCGACCAGGTGGACACCCTGGTTCTGGACGAAGCGGACCGCATGCTCGACATGGGCTTCATGCCCGACCTCAAGCGAATCATGGAGCGACTGCCCGCCAAGCGGCAGAACCTGCTCTTCTCTGCCACCATGCCTGCCGACATCCGCAAGCTGGCCGACGCCATCCTGGTGGACCCGGCCCGGGTGCAGGTGGCCAACACCGAGCCGGTCAAGAGCGTGACCCAGGCATTCTACCCGGTGGCCGACCATCTCAAGGCTACCCTGCTCGAGGCCCTCATCGGCTCCCTTGATCGAGAGAGCGTACTCATCTTCACCCGCACCAAACACAAGGCCAAGAGCCTGGCAAAGCGGCTGGGGCAGCGAGGTCTGAACACCACCTTCCTCCAAGGCAACATGAGCCAGAATCAGCGCCAGCGAGCCCTCGACGGATTCCGCTGCGGCGATTTCGACATCATGGTCGCCACGGACATCGCAGCCCGTGGCATTGATTGCGACCGCATCTCCCATGTCATCAACTTCGACGCCCCTGACACGGCCGAGACCTATACCCACCGCATCGGCCGCACGGGCCGGGCGGGACGTACCGGCGAAGCCCTCAGCCTGATCACCCGCGACGACCATCTCGTGGTCCGTGACATAGAGCGGGTACTCGGCTGCCGCCTGGAGATGCGCACGGTGGACGGCTTCGACTATGACCAACCCTTCACGGCAAAACCCGGTGCGCCCCGGAATCGCCCCCGGAACGGGATCGTTCCGGCCGAGAACCAGGGACGCCGTTCCCAACGCGGCCGCAGAAGCGGACAACGCGCCTCCCGCTAG
- the thiM gene encoding hydroxyethylthiazole kinase translates to MADFELFLHDLEMIRSSGPLVLNITNVVVANITANALLALGGSPLMSHAEEEAAELTGISHALVVNIGTLNQPDIRAMHTAWAYAANRGIPVVFDPVGAGASALRTATSLSLLDAHRPAIIRGNGSEVLTLAGESGEAKGVDSTRSADAARNGALALARERGCVVCVSGESDMVTDGVRECRVFGGHVLMPRVTGLGCTATIVCAAFAAVNPDPFEATIHGMACMAMAGSIAGARAAGPGTMQLHFLDALHGLDADSAQRLFRIEMM, encoded by the coding sequence ATGGCTGATTTCGAATTATTTCTTCATGATCTTGAAATGATACGCAGTTCTGGCCCGCTGGTGCTGAATATCACCAACGTGGTTGTCGCCAACATCACGGCCAACGCCCTGCTGGCCCTTGGCGGCTCGCCGCTTATGTCCCACGCCGAAGAGGAAGCCGCCGAGCTGACAGGCATCAGCCACGCCCTGGTGGTCAACATCGGCACCCTCAACCAGCCCGACATCCGCGCCATGCACACTGCCTGGGCCTACGCGGCCAACCGGGGCATTCCAGTGGTTTTCGACCCTGTTGGCGCGGGCGCATCCGCTCTGCGAACGGCCACATCCCTTTCCCTGCTCGATGCGCATCGGCCCGCCATCATCCGGGGCAACGGCTCCGAAGTGCTCACCCTGGCCGGGGAATCCGGGGAAGCCAAAGGCGTGGACTCCACCCGCTCTGCGGACGCAGCCCGAAACGGAGCGCTGGCCCTGGCCCGTGAACGCGGCTGCGTGGTCTGTGTCAGCGGCGAGTCGGACATGGTCACGGATGGCGTTCGCGAATGCCGGGTTTTCGGCGGGCATGTGCTCATGCCTCGCGTCACCGGGCTGGGCTGCACGGCAACAATCGTGTGCGCCGCCTTTGCCGCCGTCAACCCGGACCCCTTTGAGGCCACTATCCACGGCATGGCCTGCATGGCCATGGCCGGTTCCATAGCAGGGGCCAGGGCCGCCGGGCCGGGCACCATGCAGCTGCATTTTCTCGACGCACTCCACGGGCTCGACGCCGACAGCGCCCAGCGGCTCTTCAGGATCGAGATGATGTGA